AATTaaatcaaaaattaattttggtaAGTGCAGTCAAAATGCTCTCTTAGAATAATGCGTGTATGCTCTAACGCTACTCTACCAGGAAAACCTGAAGACCTGGAGGACCAGCTGATGGAAGTCTTTGAAAGCTGGAGACGCAAACTCAGAGAGCGGCCCCCAtcttgaaccccccccccccccccctttcatttcCAGCGCCAAGCAGATGAGGACAGACGGCGCCCTCGTGTCAGCCTGGTCCACTTTTGGCGACCGTCCCGTCCCGCCCGCCAGAGGCCACATGGGGCCGAGAGGAGGCCTGCTGACATCGGCGCAGTTTGGTGCCCGGCCTACAGCCGGTGGCTCACAGGAAGGCGTTCCTTAGGCCCGTGAACTCAGCCGGCCGATTTCGCTCGTTAGTTCTCCCGCCTGGCTGAAGAATGGGCAAATCCGGGTGATTGGGACGAAAGACCTGGTGCAGTGGGACCTTGCTGAAACCACACCAGCATCGTGCTGCGGCAAGACTCTTATTGTTTTAGTTGCTCCCATCTTTTATACAATAAATCGCTGTGAATATGGCTCAGAGTCCTGCCTCCATCTTGCCTATTCCTTATTGGGGTAGTAGTTTAACAAACTTGTAGACCATCTAGTTAGTGGTCCTTCAGTGGCATAGCCAAGATACTGTGCCTCCTCACCCATGTTGCAGTTGCATACAAAGAAGAACCTAGAGTCAAAATTGTGTTTCATCTTAGAATTCATTTGAACTCTTCTACAACTAAAAGAAAACCCTAGGGTGGCATTTCAAGATAACTGTCACTTGAGAGGCAAttcaattaagttttttttttaaagccatgaCAACATGATAGGTAACATAATAATAGTTATTCTTagctttgcatttttaattaaccaATTTGAATAAAAGATCACTGATTCCCAAATAGGCTATTATGATCCCTGATAGATCAtttcaataacaaaaacatttcagatgtatttttttcagttacaaaCTCGTGATGTGTAGATTAAGGACTGAAATATAACTTCTTGCTTAAAATCGCCTTCGAAACAATGGAAAGAACAAACGTCATTGCATTCGCTATGATGTTCATTGGCGCTACTGTCTGTTGTCGATGTAAAGAGGTGGGTCAATATTTAGGCAGCCTAATGGACAAAGGCTATAGCCGAGCCAGCTACCGTTATTGCACTGCCAGATTTGCTCCACCCACCGTATCTCGAAACATATAGAATATAATTTCCCGTCcattattgaaaaaatgaaTCCCCTGTGACGGTGAAAAGCTTTAAACAGTAAAATTagcacatttttctttaatctcCGTTGTCAGCTCGGCTTAAGCTCCATTTAAACACAGGTTAGTAGCTGCATTGTCCAGACGCACACTCTTAAATAGCGGCCGGTATCCTGGCAACCTACAAACGCTCGAACTTGGCAGATTGCAGCTGAAGTACTTCGAGAGAAGGGACTGCCATTTCCAACGCAACGAATGCCAATGCACATAACTTCACATTGTTGTGGAATATCAGGTATTCTGCTCTGTTTGTAACGTAGGCCTActgttttaaaatagtttttaactAGTGGATACATTTCGAAGTTAGGCAATTGCTTGCTATCTAGGCTACCTAACAGAGTTGAAACGGAAACGTTAGCTAGTTACGCATCCAATTGCTCATCGACTCTCGATACGCAgcatttttcatgatttttaaaattaattagatTAATCCTTCATTGATTCTGATGAGCCCGGTGTTGCGCTGCCAAAGGACCGAATAAATGTGGCTTCTGCACCCTTATGCTTCCTTAGATGTAACTGAACATGTAGTACACATCTAGACAATCTATTGTGGATTGTCCAACATAGTTGGACCGAATACGGTGCCACAGCAGGACGCGTTTGCCAGTCCATGCAGGTCTCAAAGAGAAGACAGCCAGGATGTCCACCGAGTACCAGCAAAACGGGACGGACGACGAGACTAGCAGCGAAAAGGTGAATCGCCGACGGCATCCCGATCAGCTCCGTGCTGGAATCTGTAGATAGCcctttattatattatatgaatATAATTTGGCTTGTTAATTAAAAtctaacatttaacatttaacattgaACAAAGTATGTGTGTACTCTATGTGGATAATTTGTAAACACATAGAATATTGACCATTTAAATCATCTcagaaaagcaaagcaaaatagatttctttttttaaaacacattttattgtgaaTCTGAGAGCTTTGTGATGTGTCGAACAGCCATACCCCGGCTCATAAACCATTACCCCACACTGTGGATgtcatctctcactctctctctctctcgctccctccctctttctctctctcaccccccctctctctctttctctccttctctctctccctttccctccgtctctctctcattctcaatctctcccctcattctctctctctcccccctctccctctctctctccctctccctctctttctctctctcccccctctccttttctctctctcactcactctctctcccctcctctccctctctctctctctctccccctctcctttttctctctcactcactccctcctctcctctctctcctctctctcccctctcctttctctctctcctcactttctctctccaccactctctcctctctctctcctctccctcccctctccttttctctcactcactcactctctctcccccctctctctctctctctctctctctccctctctctccctctcctctcctctctctctcttctcctcccctccccctccctccccctctcccctccccccctctctctcccccccccctcaggtgaAACGCGGCGGTGTCGGGCCCAGCGTCCTCACGCACGGCCTGCAGCACCTGCAGCACTTCCCCAGCGGCGACGCCCCCGTGCGTCACATGACCCACGGCGAGGGCCCGGCGGCGGCCGTCCTCAGCCTGCACggcgggggcgtggccagggccTACCGCCCGGAGGACGGGCGTCTGCGCgccgccctccgcccccccgtcGACTTCGCGGGCCTGACCGGGACGGGGCTGGCGGGACGGGTCGCCGGctggggccccggggcccggctGGCCCTGCTGGACGGCGAGCTGCGGCCCCTGGCCCGCGCCGCGGACCCCCCGGACGTGCGGGCCTGCCGGGCCTCGGAGCGGACGCTGGAGCTGGTGAcggcgggggaggggaacgTCTGCGTGTGGTGCCTGCACCACCTGCTCTGCAAGGTGCGGGTGCTGGAGGGGCTGGGCCCCCGGGACGTCTTCACCCTGCTGGcgctggccccgcccgccgccggcCGCCATCACCGGGCCTACGCGGCGTGCGGGACCGCCGTCGCCCTCGTCGACCTGACGGAGGGGAGGCTGCtggagaggaggcggagcctccacctcaggtgtgtgtgtgtgtgtgtgtgtgtgtctgtgtgtgtgtaggatttTATGAACAGGGAGCAGTTAGTACACTGGCATAGATGGAGCACTTAGTAATCCAGagattcatttttacaaaattgtGGGCTGTTGTGTCGTTCATATTTAtccagataaacacacacattaaatgtgAGACTCTCCATCCTAAGGCCTGTACAGaaaatgtgctgaaaacaaGATGCTGTTCAGTCAGTCTTCCTGCTTGCTTTTTTCTGACttctcaaaacatttttggtcACAATAAAAAGTTGAATGatgaagaaaaagcaaaaagctCTTTTTTTGTGAGCAGCTGAAAGGCAGCTCATGTGAACTGAGCTGAACTGGTCCCATGAGAGCCTGTGTGACACTTTTGTACTTCAGGGAAATCACGAGCATGGtgcactgccctctgctggattGTCTGGTCACTGCATCAAGAGACACTTCCATCCGAGTGTGGGGTCCGGACTGGGCTCTGCTCATAGCCTTCGTCAGCCACACAGGTGAGGACGCCTGGGAGTATATGTACCTTTACCTTACGCCATTTTCAGCACAAGCTAGTATCGAAATCGGTGTCTGTTAAATGTGCCATGTGTCTAACTTTGGCTTTTAGTATAGCCATTAGCCACCCATGGGTTTTATCTCCCTTtaaattgtatgtgtgtgtaagggcaGTAGTCTCTGTGCCAAAGTGGCCTCcaccattatattatattatactgACCTGGAAAGTGTCAGATATGAATTTGAGTGGTATTTAGTGTTTTGTGAAGAGGTGCATGTCGCTGTATTtttgcccccacccctgccccctgcccccttgcCCAGACGTGGTGACCAGCCTGACCTCCTGCCCTCTGTCCGGCCTGATCATTTCGGCGTCTCTGGACGGGACGCTGCGGTGCTGGAGCTTGGAGGAGGGGGACCAGGTCCAGATGGTGCACGTGGAAGGAGGGGCTCCCCctttggggctgggggggccgggggccggcgGCACCTTCTACTCCTTCTCTGAGCGGGGCGTGGACTTCTGGGGCATGAACAGCCTGTGCCACCTGCACTGCAGGCTGGGCGCGGACGGGCACCACAGCGGGCACCGCGGCGGCCCCCTGCGCCAGGTCGtggtgcccccctcccccccgcccttcccGCCCCGGGCGCTGTGCGTCAGCGGCGGCGGGAGCCTGGCGCTggtcgccgtggaaacggggGCGGTGCTCAGCTCCTTCgccccgggggcggggcggagggtgaggggggcggaCTACTGCCCGCACAGGGAGACCCTGCTGGTCCTGACCGAGGAAGGGGCGGTGCTGAGGGCGAGCGCGCTGACCAATCCGGCCGCTGCCCTGGATGACTGGCGGGGGGCGTGGGAGGAGCCGTGGCCTGAGGGGAAGCATGTCGGCGGGGATGGGGACGGGCGGCAGCCCCCAAGGCCTGGCCCGGCCTCCTGCCTGGCGCTGTACAGCGCTGTGACCGACCACAAGGAGGCGCTGGAAGACTGGCAGGCGCTCCGGGGGCTGGAGGACCTGCGCGCGGTTAAACGGAGGTCACGGCTCGACGCCAGGaactggtctgtctgtctgtctgtctgtctgcctgcctgtctgtctgtctgtctgcctgcctgtctgtctgtctgtctgactgcttgtctgcctgtctgtctgcctgcctgtctgtctgtctgcctgtctgtccgtctgcctgcctgtctgtctgtctgtctgtctgcctgtctgtctgtctgtctgcctgtctgcctgcctgcctgcctgtctgtctgtctgtctgcctgtctgcctgtctgcctgcctgcctgtctgtctgtctgtctgaatgctGTCATTCTCCTTTGCCTGCCTATGATATGACTTTAATATGGTTTACCGTTGTACAGGTGTACCCCTTCGCACCTggcctgtgtgattgtgttggCGTGTTTTTGGGGGCAGGTtcctggtgatgctgggacagGAGCGGGGGTGTGTGTCCGTGCTGAAGTGGAATTCGGGGGAGGTGCTGCACAGAGCTCCAGCGCACAGCGGGCAGAATGTCACCGCCCTGCTGGCCGACCCTGGGAATGGCTACCTGTTTTCTGCAggtgcacacctgtgtgtgtgtgtgtgtgtgtgtgtgtgtgtgcatctgggTGTTTGTacttatgtgtgcgtgcgtgcgcgtgtgtgtgttgtatgtgtaagtgtgtgcatctGGGTGTTTGTacttatgtatgtgtgtctttcatctgaccctgtgtgtgcgtgcgtgtgtgtgtatttatgtgtgtgtgtgtgcgtgtgtatttatgtgtgtgtgtgtgcgtgcgtgtgtgtgtatttatatgtgtgtgtgtgcgtgtgtgtgtgtgtatttatgtgtgtgtgtgtgtgtgcgtgtgtgtgtgtgtatttatgtgtgtgtgtgtgcgtgtgtgtgtgtgttctgtcccCAGGGGAGGACAGGACGGTGCAGGTGTGGAAGGTTTGCCCCCTCGCTCCTGACTGTCTGAGCCCCCACCTCAGCCTCCCCTGTGGGCAGCCGCCCGTGCGCTTGACCTCCCTGGGACCCCTGCTGGCCCTGGCCTTGCAGGAGCCCCACAGTGCCACCTACTGCCTGCTTCACGTGTGCCTGGAGACCCAGAGCACCACTGAGCACCCGCCCAGCCAAGACCACCTGGACTGCATCACGGGTGAGACGCAGGGGAGGAGACCAGAGCCTGCGTCAgagagttctgtgtgtgtgtctttcctctgacagtgtgtgtgtgtctgtgtgtgtgtgtgtgtgtgtgtgtgtctgtgtgtgtgtgttcagggcttTGTGCGTGTCCTCAGTTGGGTGTGCTGGCCTCCAGTAGTCGGGACGGGACCATCCGCATTTGGGACGATGAGAACCGTCTCCTCAGGTGAGagattgctgtgtgtgtctgtgtgtgtcttgtgtacatgtgtatgtgtgtaagtttgtgtggTTGTTATTGTGTACATGGAGATGTGTACAGACGTATGAGTggttttgtgtgagtgtgcgggtgtgtatgtgtaggtgtgtgtgtgtgtgtgtgtgtgtgatagtctgggcgtgtgcgtgtgtgtgtgtgtgtgatgctgctTTATTGCGCTCCACCTCCCTGCtgttttcccagaatcctccagcTGAATGCAGAGCCAGAGTGTCTGGCGTACTGCAGGCAGAGTGGGGACCTGCTGCTGGGGATCAGGGGTGACCTGTACAGGATCCCCAAAACCCAGCTGC
This is a stretch of genomic DNA from Anguilla rostrata isolate EN2019 chromosome 4, ASM1855537v3, whole genome shotgun sequence. It encodes these proteins:
- the LOC135254169 gene encoding WD repeat-containing protein 97-like, with protein sequence MSTEYQQNGTDDETSSEKVKRGGVGPSVLTHGLQHLQHFPSGDAPVRHMTHGEGPAAAVLSLHGGGVARAYRPEDGRLRAALRPPVDFAGLTGTGLAGRVAGWGPGARLALLDGELRPLARAADPPDVRACRASERTLELVTAGEGNVCVWCLHHLLCKVRVLEGLGPRDVFTLLALAPPAAGRHHRAYAACGTAVALVDLTEGRLLERRRSLHLREITSMVHCPLLDCLVTASRDTSIRVWGPDWALLIAFVSHTDVVTSLTSCPLSGLIISASLDGTLRCWSLEEGDQVQMVHVEGGAPPLGLGGPGAGGTFYSFSERGVDFWGMNSLCHLHCRLGADGHHSGHRGGPLRQVVVPPSPPPFPPRALCVSGGGSLALVAVETGAVLSSFAPGAGRRVRGADYCPHRETLLVLTEEGAVLRASALTNPAAALDDWRGAWEEPWPEGKHVGGDGDGRQPPRPGPASCLALYSAVTDHKEALEDWQALRGLEDLRAVKRRSRLDARNWFLVMLGQERGCVSVLKWNSGEVLHRAPAHSGQNVTALLADPGNGYLFSAGEDRTVQVWKVCPLAPDCLSPHLSLPCGQPPVRLTSLGPLLALALQEPHSATYCLLHVCLETQSTTEHPPSQDHLDCITGLCACPQLGVLASSSRDGTIRIWDDENRLLRILQLNAEPECLAYCRQSGDLLLGIRGDLYRIPKTQLLPCRPYLTGTGDLLLDRGTYR